From Mycolicibacterium nivoides, a single genomic window includes:
- a CDS encoding TetR/AcrR family transcriptional regulator produces the protein MKRVQVVRGYGGVSAADRRTERRGKLLAAGRQIWGESGITEVTVRAVCTAAGLTSRYFYEQFESRDALLFAISDDVRDQLLTALVNAGVGDPGTLSDKLRSALTAFLDIIAADPHIHRIATGDVSSVAGLAEHRTHILEMITGLIVQLAPDVLQSATPSPAELRRGAQFMVGGVNQIIEAWLANPIETTAELAAECADLCVAVVRGITRSGD, from the coding sequence ATGAAGCGCGTACAAGTGGTGCGCGGCTACGGCGGCGTCAGTGCGGCCGACCGCCGCACGGAACGACGAGGCAAGCTGCTCGCCGCCGGACGCCAGATCTGGGGCGAATCCGGGATCACCGAGGTGACCGTGCGGGCCGTCTGCACCGCCGCCGGGCTGACCTCGCGCTACTTCTACGAACAGTTCGAGAGCCGAGACGCCTTGCTGTTCGCCATTTCCGACGACGTGCGGGATCAGCTGCTCACGGCGCTGGTGAACGCGGGCGTCGGGGACCCGGGCACACTGTCCGACAAGCTGCGGTCGGCGCTCACCGCGTTCCTCGACATCATCGCGGCCGACCCCCACATCCACCGCATCGCCACCGGCGACGTGAGCAGCGTCGCCGGACTGGCAGAGCACCGCACGCACATCCTGGAGATGATCACCGGCCTGATCGTCCAGCTTGCGCCCGATGTCCTGCAGTCCGCGACACCGAGCCCTGCCGAGTTGCGCCGCGGCGCACAGTTCATGGTCGGTGGCGTCAACCAGATCATCGAAGCCTGGCTGGCGAATCCCATCGAAACCACCGCGGAACTCGCGGCCGAATGCGCCGACCTCTGCGTCGCCGTGGTGCGAGGAATCACCCGGTCGGGCGACTAG